From one Lycium barbarum isolate Lr01 chromosome 6, ASM1917538v2, whole genome shotgun sequence genomic stretch:
- the LOC132644900 gene encoding tetraketide alpha-pyrone reductase 2-like isoform X1, translating to MPEYCVTGGTGFIAAYLIKALLQKGHIVRTTARDPADDAEKVGFLWELDGAKERLRIMKADLLVEGSFDDAIQGVDGVFHTASPVLIPYDDNIKKTLIDPCVNGTLNVLNSCKKAPTLKRFVLTSSCSSIRYREDAQQVSPLNESHWSDLQYCQKYNLWYAYAKTIAEKEAWRVAEECGIDLVVVNPSFVVGPLLAPQPTSTLQIILGIVKGVLGEYPNIRLGFVHIEDVVAAHILVMEEPKASGRYICSNSVRHMSQIMDMLRTKYPSYPLENKCGSQEGEDILHSLDTSKITQLGLPPLKSVNQMFDDCIQSFQDKGFL from the exons atgCCAGAATATTGTGTAACAGGGGGTACAGGTTTCATTGCGGCTTACCTTATTAAGGCCCTGCTCCAAAAGGGTCACATTGTAAGAACCACTGCTCGTGATCCAG CAGATGATGCAGAGAAAGTGGGGTTCTTGTGGGAGCTAGATGGTGCCAAAGAGAGGCTCAGGATTATGAAAGCTGATCTTCTAGTGGAAGGTAGCTTTGATGATGCCATTCAGGGAGTTGATGGAGTCTTTCATACTGCTTCACCTGTGTTGATCCCTTATGATGACAATATTAAG AAAACACTGATTGATCCATGTGTAAATGGTACCTTGAATGTCCTCAACTCTTGCAAAAAAGCACCCACCTTGAAGAGGTTTGTCTTGACATCTTCTTGCTCTTCAATTAGATACAGAGAAGATGCCCAACAGGTTTCCCCTCTCAATGAATCCCACTGGAGCGACCTTCAATATTGCCAAAAGTACAAT CTATGGTATGCTTATGCTAAGACTATAGCAGAAAAAGAAGCTTGGAGAGTAGCTGAGGAATGTGGTATTGATTTGGTGGTGGTAAATCCATCCTTTGTTGTGGGTCCTTTGCTTGCTCCTCAGCCCACCAGTACATTGCAGATCATATTGGGCATAGTTAAAG GTGTGCTTGGAGAGTATCCCAACATAAGGTTGGGGTTTGTTCACATTGAGGATGTTGTGGCAGCTCATATATTAGTCATGGAGGAACCAAAAGCTTCAGGTAGATACATATGTTCAAATTCAGTGAGACACATGTCACAGATCATGGACATGTTAAGGACCAAGTATCCGTCTTATCCTCTTGAGAACAA gTGTGGCAGCCAAGAAGGGGAAGACATCCTACATAGCTTGGATACCAGCAAGATAACTCAACTGGGGCTGCCCCCTCTAAAGAGTGTCAATCAAATGTTTGATGACTGCATTCAGAGTTTCCAAGACAAGGGATTCCTCTGA
- the LOC132644900 gene encoding tetraketide alpha-pyrone reductase 2-like isoform X2, which yields MPEYCVTGGTGFIAAYLIKALLQKGHIVRTTARDPDDAEKVGFLWELDGAKERLRIMKADLLVEGSFDDAIQGVDGVFHTASPVLIPYDDNIKKTLIDPCVNGTLNVLNSCKKAPTLKRFVLTSSCSSIRYREDAQQVSPLNESHWSDLQYCQKYNLWYAYAKTIAEKEAWRVAEECGIDLVVVNPSFVVGPLLAPQPTSTLQIILGIVKGVLGEYPNIRLGFVHIEDVVAAHILVMEEPKASGRYICSNSVRHMSQIMDMLRTKYPSYPLENKCGSQEGEDILHSLDTSKITQLGLPPLKSVNQMFDDCIQSFQDKGFL from the exons atgCCAGAATATTGTGTAACAGGGGGTACAGGTTTCATTGCGGCTTACCTTATTAAGGCCCTGCTCCAAAAGGGTCACATTGTAAGAACCACTGCTCGTGATCCAG ATGATGCAGAGAAAGTGGGGTTCTTGTGGGAGCTAGATGGTGCCAAAGAGAGGCTCAGGATTATGAAAGCTGATCTTCTAGTGGAAGGTAGCTTTGATGATGCCATTCAGGGAGTTGATGGAGTCTTTCATACTGCTTCACCTGTGTTGATCCCTTATGATGACAATATTAAG AAAACACTGATTGATCCATGTGTAAATGGTACCTTGAATGTCCTCAACTCTTGCAAAAAAGCACCCACCTTGAAGAGGTTTGTCTTGACATCTTCTTGCTCTTCAATTAGATACAGAGAAGATGCCCAACAGGTTTCCCCTCTCAATGAATCCCACTGGAGCGACCTTCAATATTGCCAAAAGTACAAT CTATGGTATGCTTATGCTAAGACTATAGCAGAAAAAGAAGCTTGGAGAGTAGCTGAGGAATGTGGTATTGATTTGGTGGTGGTAAATCCATCCTTTGTTGTGGGTCCTTTGCTTGCTCCTCAGCCCACCAGTACATTGCAGATCATATTGGGCATAGTTAAAG GTGTGCTTGGAGAGTATCCCAACATAAGGTTGGGGTTTGTTCACATTGAGGATGTTGTGGCAGCTCATATATTAGTCATGGAGGAACCAAAAGCTTCAGGTAGATACATATGTTCAAATTCAGTGAGACACATGTCACAGATCATGGACATGTTAAGGACCAAGTATCCGTCTTATCCTCTTGAGAACAA gTGTGGCAGCCAAGAAGGGGAAGACATCCTACATAGCTTGGATACCAGCAAGATAACTCAACTGGGGCTGCCCCCTCTAAAGAGTGTCAATCAAATGTTTGATGACTGCATTCAGAGTTTCCAAGACAAGGGATTCCTCTGA